The Panicum hallii strain FIL2 chromosome 9, PHallii_v3.1, whole genome shotgun sequence genome has a window encoding:
- the LOC112875987 gene encoding uncharacterized protein LOC112875987, with product MDGAAAAIRHRTVEANGIAMHVAESGAEGSPRAAVVFLHGFPELWYSWRHQMGHLAARGYRCVAPDLRGYGGTDAPPDVASYSAFHVVGDVVALLDALGLGKVFVVGHDWGAIIAWYLCLFRPDRVTALVNTSVAFMRHIFIRAAAVKPTDFFNRAYGPTYYICRFQEPGVAEEEFSPANARYIVRQILCNRFTSEAAGGAKPAAADEEPLPPWLTEADVDQFASEFERTGFTGGINYYRNMDRNWELAAPWADAKVAVPTRFVVGDGDLTYHYPGIQDYIHKGGFKADVPLLEDVVVIPGAGHFIQQEKADEVTEHIYDFISKF from the exons AtggacggggcggcggcggcgattagGCACCGGACGGTGGAGGCGAACGGCATCGCGATGCACGTGGCGGAGTCCGGCGCCGAGGGGAGCccgcgggcggcggtggtgttcctgCACGGCTTCCCGGAGCTCTGGTACTCGTGGCGCCACCAGATGGGGCACCTGGCCGCGCGGGGCTACCGCTGCGTGGCGCCCGACCTCCGCGGCTACGGCGGCACTGACGCGCCGCCCGACGTCGCCTCCTACTCCGCCTTCCACGTCGTCGGCGACGTCGTCGCGCTCCTCGACGCGCTCGGCCTCGGCAAG GTGTTCGTTGTGGGTCACGACTGGGGCGCCATCATCGCGTGGTACCTGTGCCTGTTCCGGCCGGACCGCGTGACGGCGCTGGTCAACACCAGCGTGGCCTTCATGCGCCACATCTtcatccgcgccgccgccgtcaagcCCACCGACTTCTTCAACCGCGCCTACGGGCCCACCTACTACATCTGCCGCTTCCAG GAGCCTGGGGTTGCAGAGGAGGAGTTCTCTCCGGCCAACGCCCGCTACATCGTGAGGCAGATCCTGTGCAACCGCTTCACCtccgaggcggccggcggcgccaagCCGGCGGCGGCCGACGAGGAGCCGCTGCCGCCGTGGCTGACGGAGGCGGACGTGGACCAGTTCGCGTCGGAGTTCGAGCGGACAGGGTTCACGGGCGGCATCAACTACTACCGCAACATGGACCGGAACTGGGAGCTGGCGGCGCCGTGGGCGGACGCCAAGGTGGCGGTGCCCACCAGGTTCGTCGTCGGCGACGGCGACCTCACGTACCACTACCCGGGCATCCAGGACTACATCCACAAGGGCGGCTTCAAGGCCGACGTGCCGCTGCTGGAGGACGTCGTCGTCATCCCCGGCGCCGGCCACTTCATCCAGCAGGAGAAGGCTGACGAGGTCACCGAGCACATCTACGACTTCATCTCAAAGTTCTGA
- the LOC112875990 gene encoding uncharacterized protein LOC112875990 yields MEMREMPQDGRMATTKPVEEEDSAAVGGFSGETGIAKRPEAELKQMAAAGPGAGIKVASGGDLILTDLSADARKAAAEANPVPPLFSGGSREEDEGGACERREPQIPGGPRPPRPPTCHPEEALLWAAESPEERDLWDSVAEMLEGNQALSDHETAILEQYRKYGYACEMSVVDDDDALFRGQRLGTLPLVSLTDTPTPRCVIQDLGAEVGIYASRATLPPMTRPPPYREISQCRDRNI; encoded by the exons ATGGAGATGAGGGAGATGCCGCAGGACGGGCGG ATGGCGACGACCAAgcccgtggaggaggaggattCGGCGGCCGTCGGCGGCTTCTCCGGCGAGACCGGCATCGCCAAGCGTCCCGAGGCTGAGCTCAAGCAGATGGCGGCTGCGGGGCCCGGAGCGGGGATCAAGGTGGCATCCGGCGGCGACTTAATACTCACCGATCTCTCCGCGGATGCGCGgaaggccgcggcggaggcgaaTCCCGTGCCGCCGCTCTTTTCCGGCGGGAGCAGGGAAGAAGACGAAGGTGGTGCCTGTGAGCGACGAGAACCTCAAATCCCTGGAGGCCCGcggcccccgcggccgccgacctGTCATCCTGAAGAAGCCCTCCTGTGGGCCGCCGAGTCCCCGGAGGAACGGGATCTGTGGGACAGCGTGGCCGAGATGTTGGAGGGGAACCAGGCCTTGTCTGACCATgagacggccatcctcgagcagTACCGAAAGTATGGGTACGCCTGTGAGATGTCGGTggttgacgacgacgacgccttGTTTCGAGGGCAGAGACTGGGTACTCTCCCGCTTGTGTCTCTCACCGATACGCCTACGCCAAGGTGCGTTATCCAGGATCTAGGAGCTGAGGTTGGCATCTATGCCAGCCGGGCTACCCTCCCTCCCATGACGAGGCCTCCTCCATACAGGGAAATTAGTCAGTGCAGGGATCGGAATATATGA
- the LOC112875992 gene encoding huntingtin-interacting protein K gives MGAAGDEKAAAAAGGAAAEGEAAVDSKDLQQQSKALDKLTDHVEDRQLDSSRVQSAMAALASSKEADWNAMRLREKELAAVKINPTDVEIIANELELDKKIAERTLREHKGDAVAAVRFLLH, from the exons ATGGGTGCGGCGGGCGACGAgaaggcggccgcggcggcggggggcgccgccgccgagggtGAGGCGGCGGTGGACTCAAAGGATCTTCAGCAGCAGAGCAAGGCGCTTGACAAGCTCACCGACCACGTCGAGGACCGGCAGCTCGACTCCTCCCGAGTGCAATCC GCCATGGCAGCACTTGCTTCATCCAAAGAGGCTGACTGGAATGCAATGAGGCTGAG GGAGAAAGAATTAGCTGCTGTCAAGATCAACCCTACCGATGTTGAAATTATTGCCAACGAGCTTGAG TTGGACAAGAAGATTGCAGAGAGAACCCTCCGAGAGCACAAAGGTGATGCTGTAGCTGCAGTTCGATTCTTGCTGCACTAA
- the LOC112875989 gene encoding probable acylpyruvase FAHD2, mitochondrial isoform X2, whose protein sequence is MAAAAAQKLLSASTKIIGVGRNYMAHAKELGNPVPKEPVLFLKPTSSFLHAGVANAAIEIPEPLESLHHEVELAVVISRRGRDVPEASAMDFVGGYALALDMTARDLQSAAKSAGLPWTLAKGQDTFTPISAVVPKSAVTNPDDLELWLKVDDELRQKGSTNDMIFKIPFLISYISSIMTLMEGDVILTGTPEGVGPVRVGQKIKAGITDLIDVEFDVQKRNRSFSA, encoded by the exons atggcggctgcggcggcgcagaAGCTCCTCTCAGCGAGCACGAAGATCATCGGCGTCGGGCGCAACTACATGGCCCACGCCAAGGAACTCGGCAACCCAGTCCCCAAG GAGCCCGTTCTGTTCCTGAAGCCGACCTCGTCGTTCCTCCACGCCGGCGTGGCCAATGCCGCCATCGAGATCCCTGAGCCGCTCGAGTCGCTGCACCACGAGGTCGAGCTCGCCGTCGTCATCTCCCGGCGCGGGCGCGATGTCCCCGAGGCGTCAGCTATGGACTTCGTCGGAG GTTATGCACTTGCTTTGGATATGACAGCAAGGGACCTTCAATCCGCTGCTAAG TCTGCAGGTCTTCCATGGACTTTGGCTAAAGGACAGGACACCTTCACTCCAATTAGTGCAGTA GTACCCAAATCGGCTGTCACTAATCCTGATGATTTAGAGCTCTGGCTAAAG GTGGATGATGAACTAAGGCAGAAGGGGTCGACAAATGACATGATATTCAAGATTCCTTTTTTAATCAGTTATATCAGTTCCATCATGACATTAATGGAGGGTGATGTGATACTAACAG GCACTCCTGAGGGTGTAGGTCCTGTTAGAGTAGGTCAGAAGATCAAAGCTGGTATAACTGATCTGATTGATGTGGAATTTGATGTTCAAAAGCGCAATCGGTCGTTTTCTGCCTGA
- the LOC112875986 gene encoding uncharacterized protein LOC112875986 has protein sequence MAAVRHRQVEANGISMHVAEAGPEGASAPAVLFVHGFPELWYSWRHQMGYLATRGYRCVAPDLRGYGGTTAPPEPSSYTVFHIVGDLIALLDALRLPQVFVVGHDWGAIVSWNLCLLRPDRVRALVNLSVAFMPRRPGVKPVEYFRAAYGDDYYVCRFQEPGVEAEFTAFDLKNFFKLALTVQTTGSSSMNLRKMQAYNKEIKLPSWLSEEDVSYLASVYAKTGFAGGVNYYRCLDLNWELMAPWTGAKVQVPTKFIVGDGDLAYHHPGVKSYIHNGGLKRDVPMLEEVVVIKGAGHFIQQERALEISEHVYDYIKKFGTGVSTLKISKL, from the exons ATGGCGGCGGTGAGGCACCGGCAGGTGGAGGCCAACGGCATCTCGATGCACGTCGCGGAGGCCGGCCCGGAGGGCGCCTCCGCGCCCGCGGTGCTGTTCGTGCACGGCTTCCCGGAGCTGTGGTACTCGTGGCGCCACCAGATGGGGTACCTCGCCACGCGCGGCTACCGCTGCGTCGCGCCCGACCTCCGGGGCTACGGCGGCACCACCGCGCCGCCGGAACCGTCCTCCTACACCGTCTTCCACATCGTCGGCGACCTCATCGCGCTCCTCGACGCCCTCCGCCTCCCGCAG GTGTTCGTGGTGGGGCACGACTGGGGCGCCATCGTATCGTGGAACCTGTGCCTGCTGCGGCCGGATCGGGTGCGCGCGCTCGTCAACCTCAGCGTTGCCTTCATGCCTCGGCGCCCCGGCGTCAAGCCCGTCGAGTACTTCCGCGCCGCATACGGCGATGACTACTATGTCTGCCGATTCCAG GAACCTGGAGTTGAAGCAGAGTTCACTGCTTTTGACTTGAAGAATTTCTTCAAATTGGCATTGACTGTTCAAACCACAGGTTCTTCTTCTATGAACCTTCGAAAAATGCAAGCATACAATAAGGAAATAAAACTCCCTTCTTGGCTCTCTGAGGAAGATGTCAGTTACCTTGCAAGTGTGTATGCAAAAACTGGATTTGCTGGTGGAGTAAATTACTACCGCTGCTTAGACCT GAACTGGGAACTGATGGCGCCATGGACAGGAGCAAAGGTGCAAGTGCCTACTAAGTTCATTGTTGGGGACGGTGACCTGGCATACCATCACCCGGGAGTGAAGAGCTACATCCACAACGGCGGGCTCAAGAGGGACGTGCCTATGCTTGAGGAGGTGGTGGTTATCAAGGGCGCTGGGCACTTCATCCAGCAGGAAAGAGCACTGGAAATCAGTGAACACGTCTATGACTACATCAAGAAGTTTGGAACTGGTGTCTCAACACTAAAAATCTCGAAACTGTGA
- the LOC112875985 gene encoding calreticulin-like isoform X1 produces MMAVLERSSSPAAVAVAALIALASVAAVAGEVFFQEKFDVVRWFVERCGCFCFLSGGISVRRCSGARWLPWGLAHSLFRREESRAELVDPSATNGVSSCISFAFDTDFSSRAWISLFLWQSHLFQTFVFLEFWPFNGWEDRWVKSDWKKDDNTAGEWNHTSGKWYGDAGDKGIQTSEDYRFYAISAQYPEFSNKDKTLVLQFSVKHEQKLDCGGGYVKLLGGDVDQKKFGGDTPYSIMFGPDICGYATKKVHAILTKNGKNHLIKKEVPCETDQLTHVYTLIIRPDATYSILIDNAEKQSGSIYDDWDILPPKKIKDPEAKKPEEWDDKEYIPDPEDKKPEGYDDIPKEIPDPDAKKPEDWDDEEDGEWTAPTIPNPEYKGPWKQKKIKNPDYKGKWKAPLIDNPDYKDDPYIYAFDSLKHIGIELWQVKSGTLFDNILITDDPEYAKKFAEENWAKQKDAEKAAFDEAEKKRLEEESPSTNDDNDADKDEDDVEDDKADTAAEETKDSADAKPEDGKVAADEKPAESSKDASAEEKKHDEL; encoded by the exons atgATGGCGGTCCTCGAGAGGTCGTCGTCCCCCGCCGCGGTCGCCGTTGCGGCCCTGATCGCGCTCGCGtccgtcgccgccgtcgccggcgaggtCTTCTTCCAGGAGAAGTTCGACG TTGTTCGTTGGTTCGTGGAGCGATGCGGCTGTTTCTGTTTTCTTTCGGGTGGTATCAGTGTTCGTCGTTGTTCTGGAGCTCGTTGGCTTCCGTGGGGGCTGGCGCACAGTTTGTTTCGACGCGAGGAATCTCGAGCGGAACTCGTTGATCCCTCGGCCACGAATGGTGTTTCCTCGTGCATTTCCTTTGCATTCGACACTGATTTTTCGTCGCGTGCATGGATCAGCCTGTTTCTATGGCAATCGCATCTTTTCCAGACGTTTGTTTTCCTGGAATTTTGGCCATTCA ATGGGTGGGAGGATCGGTGGGTCAAGTCCGACTGGAAGAAGGACGACAACACGGCCGGCGAGTGGAACCATACGTCTGGTAAATGGTACGGAGACGCCGGCGACAAAG GTATCCAGACCTCTGAAGACTACAGGTTCTACGCCATTTCAGCGCAGTACCCCGAGTTCAGCAACAAGGACAAGACCCTGGTGCTGCAGTTCTCGGTGAAGCACGAGCAGAAGCTTGACTGCGGTGGTGGCTATGTGAAATTGCTTGGTGGCGATGTCGATCAGAAGAAATTTGGTGGGGACACGCCATACAG CATCATGTTTGGGCCGGATATCTGTGGGTATGCCACCAAGAAGGTCCATGCTATCCTTACTAAAAACGGCAAGAACCATTTGATCAAGAAGGAGGTGCCATGTGAGACCGATCAGCTGACACATGTGTATACTCTGATCATCCGTCCTGATGCCACATACAGCATTCTCATTGATAATGCTGAGAAACAATCTGGCAGCATCTATGATGATTGGGATATTCTTCCTCCAAAGAAGATCAAAGATCCTGAAGCCAAGAAG CCAGAAGAGTGGGATGACAAAGAATACATTCCAGATCCTGAGGACAAGAAGCCAGAG GGTTATGATGATATTCCCAAGGAAATTCCTGACCCTGATGCAAAGAAG CCAGAGGATTgggatgatgaagaagatggtGAATGGACAGCCCCAACCATTCCTAACCCTGAGTACAAAGGACCATGGAAGCAAAAG AAAATCAAGAACCCCGACTACAAGGGCAAGTGGAAGGCTCCCTTGATTGACAACCCAG ATTACAAGGATGATCCTTACATCTATGCTTTTGACAGTTTGAAGCACATTGGCATTGAACTGTGGCAG GTTAAATCAGGAACTCTGTTCGACAACATTCTGATCACTGATGACCCTGAGTACGCCAAGAAGTTTGCAGAGGAGAACTGGGCCAAGCAGAAAGAT GCTGAGAAGGCTGCCTTTGACGAGGCTGAGAAAAAGAGGCTTGAGGAG GAATCTCCGAGCACTAATGATGACAACGATGCAGAT AAGGATGAGGATGATGTGGAAGATGACAAGGCTGATACAGCCGCTGAGGAGACCAAGGACTCTGCTGATGCAAAACCGGAGGACGGCAAGGTCGCTGCTGATGAGAAACCGGCGGAGAGCAGCAAAGATGCTTCTGCTGAGGAGAAGAAACAT GACGAGCTCTAG
- the LOC112875989 gene encoding probable acylpyruvase FAHD2, mitochondrial isoform X1: MAAAAAQKLLSASTKIIGVGRNYMAHAKELGNPVPKEPVLFLKPTSSFLHAGVANAAIEIPEPLESLHHEVELAVVISRRGRDVPEASAMDFVGGYALALDMTARDLQSAAKSAGLPWTLAKGQDTFTPISAVTLAKAQDTFTPISAVVPKSAVTNPDDLELWLKVDDELRQKGSTNDMIFKIPFLISYISSIMTLMEGDVILTGTPEGVGPVRVGQKIKAGITDLIDVEFDVQKRNRSFSA; this comes from the exons atggcggctgcggcggcgcagaAGCTCCTCTCAGCGAGCACGAAGATCATCGGCGTCGGGCGCAACTACATGGCCCACGCCAAGGAACTCGGCAACCCAGTCCCCAAG GAGCCCGTTCTGTTCCTGAAGCCGACCTCGTCGTTCCTCCACGCCGGCGTGGCCAATGCCGCCATCGAGATCCCTGAGCCGCTCGAGTCGCTGCACCACGAGGTCGAGCTCGCCGTCGTCATCTCCCGGCGCGGGCGCGATGTCCCCGAGGCGTCAGCTATGGACTTCGTCGGAG GTTATGCACTTGCTTTGGATATGACAGCAAGGGACCTTCAATCCGCTGCTAAG TCTGCAGGTCTTCCATGGACTTTGGCTAAAGGACAGGACACCTTCACTCCAATTAGTGCAGTA ACGTTGGCTAAAGCACAGGACACCTTCACTCCAATTAGTGCAGTA GTACCCAAATCGGCTGTCACTAATCCTGATGATTTAGAGCTCTGGCTAAAG GTGGATGATGAACTAAGGCAGAAGGGGTCGACAAATGACATGATATTCAAGATTCCTTTTTTAATCAGTTATATCAGTTCCATCATGACATTAATGGAGGGTGATGTGATACTAACAG GCACTCCTGAGGGTGTAGGTCCTGTTAGAGTAGGTCAGAAGATCAAAGCTGGTATAACTGATCTGATTGATGTGGAATTTGATGTTCAAAAGCGCAATCGGTCGTTTTCTGCCTGA
- the LOC112875985 gene encoding calreticulin-like isoform X2 — protein sequence MMAVLERSSSPAAVAVAALIALASVAAVAGEVFFQEKFDDGWEDRWVKSDWKKDDNTAGEWNHTSGKWYGDAGDKGIQTSEDYRFYAISAQYPEFSNKDKTLVLQFSVKHEQKLDCGGGYVKLLGGDVDQKKFGGDTPYSIMFGPDICGYATKKVHAILTKNGKNHLIKKEVPCETDQLTHVYTLIIRPDATYSILIDNAEKQSGSIYDDWDILPPKKIKDPEAKKPEEWDDKEYIPDPEDKKPEGYDDIPKEIPDPDAKKPEDWDDEEDGEWTAPTIPNPEYKGPWKQKKIKNPDYKGKWKAPLIDNPDYKDDPYIYAFDSLKHIGIELWQVKSGTLFDNILITDDPEYAKKFAEENWAKQKDAEKAAFDEAEKKRLEEESPSTNDDNDADKDEDDVEDDKADTAAEETKDSADAKPEDGKVAADEKPAESSKDASAEEKKHDEL from the exons atgATGGCGGTCCTCGAGAGGTCGTCGTCCCCCGCCGCGGTCGCCGTTGCGGCCCTGATCGCGCTCGCGtccgtcgccgccgtcgccggcgaggtCTTCTTCCAGGAGAAGTTCGACG ATGGGTGGGAGGATCGGTGGGTCAAGTCCGACTGGAAGAAGGACGACAACACGGCCGGCGAGTGGAACCATACGTCTGGTAAATGGTACGGAGACGCCGGCGACAAAG GTATCCAGACCTCTGAAGACTACAGGTTCTACGCCATTTCAGCGCAGTACCCCGAGTTCAGCAACAAGGACAAGACCCTGGTGCTGCAGTTCTCGGTGAAGCACGAGCAGAAGCTTGACTGCGGTGGTGGCTATGTGAAATTGCTTGGTGGCGATGTCGATCAGAAGAAATTTGGTGGGGACACGCCATACAG CATCATGTTTGGGCCGGATATCTGTGGGTATGCCACCAAGAAGGTCCATGCTATCCTTACTAAAAACGGCAAGAACCATTTGATCAAGAAGGAGGTGCCATGTGAGACCGATCAGCTGACACATGTGTATACTCTGATCATCCGTCCTGATGCCACATACAGCATTCTCATTGATAATGCTGAGAAACAATCTGGCAGCATCTATGATGATTGGGATATTCTTCCTCCAAAGAAGATCAAAGATCCTGAAGCCAAGAAG CCAGAAGAGTGGGATGACAAAGAATACATTCCAGATCCTGAGGACAAGAAGCCAGAG GGTTATGATGATATTCCCAAGGAAATTCCTGACCCTGATGCAAAGAAG CCAGAGGATTgggatgatgaagaagatggtGAATGGACAGCCCCAACCATTCCTAACCCTGAGTACAAAGGACCATGGAAGCAAAAG AAAATCAAGAACCCCGACTACAAGGGCAAGTGGAAGGCTCCCTTGATTGACAACCCAG ATTACAAGGATGATCCTTACATCTATGCTTTTGACAGTTTGAAGCACATTGGCATTGAACTGTGGCAG GTTAAATCAGGAACTCTGTTCGACAACATTCTGATCACTGATGACCCTGAGTACGCCAAGAAGTTTGCAGAGGAGAACTGGGCCAAGCAGAAAGAT GCTGAGAAGGCTGCCTTTGACGAGGCTGAGAAAAAGAGGCTTGAGGAG GAATCTCCGAGCACTAATGATGACAACGATGCAGAT AAGGATGAGGATGATGTGGAAGATGACAAGGCTGATACAGCCGCTGAGGAGACCAAGGACTCTGCTGATGCAAAACCGGAGGACGGCAAGGTCGCTGCTGATGAGAAACCGGCGGAGAGCAGCAAAGATGCTTCTGCTGAGGAGAAGAAACAT GACGAGCTCTAG